A DNA window from Impatiens glandulifera chromosome 7, dImpGla2.1, whole genome shotgun sequence contains the following coding sequences:
- the LOC124946284 gene encoding TIR-only protein-like, which produces MQSSQLATKFLTLGNLIKIPILASKGTKTVQPYDVFINHRGADTKKTIASLLYDELVIMRLRPFLDKKTMKPGDKLVSRIDEAIQGCRVGVAVFSPRYCDSYYCLHELALMMEHKKKIIPIFCDVKPSELRLAEYKKWSCAEKARFEIALEEAKCSVGLAFDSQKGNWSDIVSIAVNNVIQSIMMESPRA; this is translated from the exons ATGCAAAGTTCACAACTAGCCACGAAATTCCTTACCCTTGGAAACCTGATCAAAATACCGATACTAGCCTCTAAAGGCACCAAAACTGTCCAGCCTTACGATGTTTTTATTAACCACCGGGGAGCCGacacaaaaaaaacaatagCCTCTCTATTATATGACGAACTCGTGATCATGAGACTTAGGCCTTTCTTGGACAAGAAAACTATGAAACCGGGAGATAAGTTGGTTTCGAGAATCGATGAAGCCATCCAAGGTTGTAGGGTTGGTGTAGCCGTATTCTCTCCAAGGTATTGTGATTCCTATTATTGTTTGCACGAATTGGCGTTAATGATGGAACATAAGAAGAAAATTATTCCGATATTTTGCGATGTAAAACCATCTGAGTTAAGATTGGCGGAGTATAAGAAGTGGTCATGTGCGGAAAAGGCGAGGTTTGAGATCGCACTTGAGGAGGCTAAGTGTAGCGTTGGTCTCGCCTTTGATTCCCAAAAAGG AAATTGGTCAGACATTGTATCGATTGCAGTTAATAATGTGATACAAAGCATCATGATGGAATCACCAAGAGCTTGA